In Flavobacterium endoglycinae, one DNA window encodes the following:
- a CDS encoding cell surface protein yields the protein MNSTKILKATFLFLFLFGITACQTDKDEETESIVVLKQSYTIDRFKVLNIALDLSADAKIKWRINDSVISNTAQLDFISPYLKSYPLFLEVEKNGVLKIYESKINVIKEAGTYSKYISNVFDFRPAVGQFTNEIPQYAAGNTEAQVIALAKKSLVGSNTTMISLGGFGGYVVFGFDHTIPNLKGNDFKVLGNAFWGNEANEARSGSCEPGIILVAYDKNKNGKPDEDEWYEIAGSEYFKNTTLKNYSITYFKPDESKTGVAGNEFWQTDVEYIKWQDNLGNSGYKTKNNFHIQSYYPLWISDASYTLKGTRMENNFYDQSGTGNYWVGKSFEFGYADNAPNNDDASSIDISWAVDKNGNYVKLPGIDFIKVYTGINQEAGWLGEVSTEVAGAYDLYFD from the coding sequence ATGAATTCAACTAAAATTCTAAAAGCCACATTTTTATTTCTTTTTCTATTTGGAATAACAGCCTGCCAAACCGATAAAGATGAAGAAACCGAATCGATAGTAGTATTAAAACAATCATATACAATTGATCGATTTAAAGTACTCAACATTGCTCTTGATTTATCTGCTGATGCCAAAATAAAATGGCGTATTAATGATTCTGTAATTTCAAATACAGCGCAACTGGATTTTATCAGTCCGTATTTAAAAAGTTATCCTTTGTTTTTAGAAGTAGAAAAAAATGGCGTATTGAAGATTTATGAATCTAAAATTAATGTCATTAAAGAAGCAGGAACATATAGTAAATACATTTCGAACGTATTTGATTTTCGTCCAGCAGTGGGGCAGTTTACCAATGAAATTCCGCAGTATGCAGCTGGAAACACAGAAGCTCAAGTGATTGCTTTGGCCAAAAAATCTTTGGTAGGTTCTAATACCACAATGATTTCTTTAGGTGGTTTTGGCGGTTATGTTGTGTTTGGTTTCGATCATACAATTCCCAATTTGAAAGGAAATGATTTTAAAGTTTTAGGAAATGCATTTTGGGGAAATGAAGCCAATGAAGCTCGTTCAGGATCATGTGAACCCGGAATTATTCTAGTCGCTTACGACAAAAATAAAAACGGAAAACCTGATGAAGACGAATGGTACGAAATAGCAGGAAGTGAATATTTTAAAAACACTACACTTAAAAACTACAGCATAACCTATTTTAAACCGGACGAATCTAAAACCGGAGTAGCAGGAAATGAATTCTGGCAGACTGATGTTGAATACATTAAATGGCAGGACAATTTGGGAAATTCAGGCTATAAGACCAAAAACAATTTTCATATTCAAAGTTATTATCCGCTTTGGATTTCAGACGCATCTTACACGCTCAAAGGAACCCGAATGGAGAATAACTTTTATGACCAAAGCGGCACCGGAAATTATTGGGTCGGTAAATCATTTGAATTTGGTTATGCCGACAATGCGCCCAATAATGATGACGCTTCTAGCATTGACATTTCATGGGCTGTTGATAAAAACGGAAACTACGTAAAACTTCCAGGAATTGATTTCATTAAAGTTTATACAGGAATTAATCAGGAAGCGGGCTGGCTTGGAGAAGTTTCGACAGAAGTAGCCGGCGCTTATGATTTATACTTTGACTAA